A single Nocardioides bizhenqiangii DNA region contains:
- a CDS encoding penicillin acylase family protein, which produces MTAVTRRLRNWPASLRWTMYVAIGLALLLVLVLLVGVIVVRRSWPETSGELEIAGLEGEAEVLRDEHGIPQIYADSLHDLMLAQGFVHAQERFFEMDVRRHATAGRLAELFGEDALETDRVVRTLGWRQVAEQELTLLKPSTRALLDAYAEGVNAYLDDRGLAEISLEYAVLDLSGFDYSPEAWTAVDSIAWLKAMAWDLKGNLEEEIGRARSIGAVGTERAAQLFPPYPYDDHPPIVEQGAVVDGVFEQDATAPGTRLPQRPPLGPRVQEALAGIERVVGEVPALLGAGDGIGSNGWVVGGEHTDTGAPILANDPHLGISLPGVWMQVGLHCREVSDACPLDVGGFSFSGVPGVIIGHNADIAWGFTNLAPDTTDLYVERVRDDRWQHDGRSRPLEVREETIEVRDGDDVTIQVRSTAHGPLLSDLSGELGDLVDEAGDSGVVPDVAERWDDAVSLAWTALDPQPTADALAALNLATDWRSFRAALADFAVPGQNVVYADTEGHIGYQATGRVPIRKSGNDGLLPAAGWRAENDWTGEYVPYDALPNVLDPESGLVVTANQAVVDPASTVSGYPYYLTDDWDRGYRSARIRELLEDDESLDVDDMSSVQLDDRNPMAPKLTPYLLEIELPVDYYSDGQRKLADWDFQQDADSAAAAYYNVVWRELLARTFHDELTGTLRPDGGDRWFAVVTDLLTRPGDRWWDDQATDDVVETRDDILEASLRAARDVLTSRQSPNADEWSWGALHRLELRSSTLGESGIGLIEDLFNRGEWEVGGGGAIPDATGWDAREGYDVATAPSMRMVIPLDDLDAARWVNLTGVSGHAFHAHYVDQTDLWAEGETLPWVFSTDAVEDAAEDTLTLVPTD; this is translated from the coding sequence CGTCGCGATCGGTCTCGCTCTGCTCCTGGTGCTGGTGCTGCTGGTCGGCGTGATCGTGGTCCGGCGGTCGTGGCCCGAGACGTCCGGGGAGCTCGAGATCGCCGGCCTCGAGGGCGAGGCCGAGGTGCTGCGAGACGAGCACGGCATCCCGCAGATCTACGCCGACTCCCTGCACGACCTGATGCTGGCCCAGGGCTTCGTGCACGCCCAGGAGCGGTTCTTCGAGATGGACGTCCGCCGCCACGCGACCGCGGGCCGGCTCGCCGAGCTCTTCGGCGAGGACGCCCTCGAGACCGACCGCGTCGTACGGACCCTCGGCTGGCGGCAGGTCGCCGAGCAGGAGCTCACTCTGCTCAAGCCGTCGACCCGCGCCCTCCTCGACGCCTACGCCGAGGGCGTCAACGCCTACCTCGACGACCGCGGCCTGGCGGAAATCTCGCTGGAGTACGCCGTCCTCGACCTCTCGGGCTTCGACTACTCGCCCGAGGCCTGGACCGCCGTCGACTCGATCGCCTGGCTCAAGGCGATGGCCTGGGACCTCAAGGGCAACCTCGAGGAGGAGATCGGCCGGGCGCGGTCGATCGGTGCCGTCGGCACCGAGCGGGCCGCCCAGCTGTTCCCGCCCTACCCCTACGACGACCACCCGCCGATCGTGGAGCAGGGAGCCGTCGTCGACGGGGTCTTCGAGCAGGACGCCACCGCGCCCGGCACCCGGCTGCCGCAGCGGCCCCCGCTCGGGCCGCGGGTCCAGGAGGCGCTGGCCGGCATCGAGCGCGTGGTCGGCGAGGTGCCGGCGCTGCTCGGCGCGGGGGACGGCATCGGCAGCAACGGCTGGGTCGTCGGCGGCGAGCACACCGACACCGGCGCGCCGATCCTGGCCAACGACCCGCACCTCGGGATCTCGCTGCCCGGCGTCTGGATGCAGGTCGGGCTGCACTGTCGTGAGGTCAGCGACGCCTGTCCGCTCGACGTCGGAGGCTTCAGCTTCTCCGGCGTGCCCGGGGTGATCATCGGCCACAACGCCGACATCGCCTGGGGATTCACCAACCTCGCCCCCGACACCACCGACCTCTACGTCGAGCGGGTGCGTGACGACCGTTGGCAGCACGACGGCCGGAGCCGGCCGCTGGAGGTGCGCGAGGAGACGATCGAGGTCCGGGACGGCGACGACGTCACGATCCAGGTGCGGTCCACCGCGCACGGACCGCTGCTGTCCGACCTGAGCGGCGAGCTCGGCGACCTGGTCGACGAGGCCGGCGACAGCGGCGTCGTACCCGACGTCGCCGAGCGGTGGGACGACGCCGTCTCGCTCGCCTGGACCGCGCTCGATCCGCAGCCGACGGCCGACGCGCTCGCTGCGCTCAACCTCGCCACCGACTGGCGCTCGTTCCGGGCCGCGCTGGCCGACTTCGCCGTACCTGGTCAGAACGTCGTCTACGCCGACACCGAGGGTCACATCGGCTACCAGGCGACCGGGCGGGTGCCTATCCGCAAGTCCGGCAACGACGGGCTGCTGCCCGCGGCCGGGTGGCGGGCGGAGAACGACTGGACCGGTGAGTACGTGCCCTACGACGCGCTCCCCAACGTGCTCGACCCCGAATCCGGTCTCGTGGTGACCGCCAACCAGGCCGTGGTCGACCCTGCCAGCACCGTCAGCGGCTACCCGTACTACCTCACCGACGACTGGGACCGGGGCTACCGCTCGGCGCGGATCCGCGAGCTGCTCGAGGACGACGAGTCGCTCGACGTCGACGACATGTCGTCGGTGCAGCTCGACGACCGGAACCCGATGGCGCCGAAGCTGACGCCGTACCTGCTCGAGATCGAGCTCCCGGTCGACTACTACTCGGACGGGCAGCGAAAGCTCGCGGACTGGGACTTCCAGCAGGACGCCGACAGCGCCGCGGCCGCGTACTACAACGTGGTGTGGCGCGAGCTGCTCGCCCGCACCTTCCACGACGAGCTGACCGGCACCCTCCGTCCCGACGGCGGGGACCGGTGGTTCGCGGTGGTCACGGACCTGCTCACCCGCCCCGGCGACCGGTGGTGGGACGACCAGGCGACCGACGACGTCGTCGAGACCCGCGACGACATCCTCGAAGCGTCGCTCCGCGCGGCCCGCGACGTCCTCACCTCGCGCCAGTCGCCGAACGCCGACGAGTGGAGCTGGGGTGCGCTGCACCGCCTGGAGCTGCGTTCCTCGACGCTCGGGGAGTCCGGGATCGGGCTCATCGAGGACCTCTTCAACCGCGGCGAGTGGGAGGTCGGCGGCGGGGGAGCGATCCCCGACGCGACCGGGTGGGACGCCCGGGAGGGCTACGACGTGGCGACCGCTCCGTCGATGCGGATGGTGATCCCGCTCGACGACCTCGACGCCGCGCGGTGGGTCAACCTGACCGGGGTGTCGGGGCATGCGTTCCATGCGCACTACGTCGACCAGACCGACCTGTGGGCGGAGGGGGAGACCCTGCCCTGGGTGTTCTCCACCGATGCGGTCGAGGATGCCGCGGAGGACACACTCACCCTCGTTCCCACCGACTGA
- a CDS encoding 5-formyltetrahydrofolate cyclo-ligase: MPSPQSLPEPVGDTGVAKLALRDQLLTARRRRPLAEVGQDARAIADHLLVAPEVRRAATVACYVSVGTEPGTTALLDRLTSAGKRVILPVLLPGNDLDWAVYHGETSLAPAGRGLLEPMSARLGADAVATADVVLVPGLAVSPTGQRLGRGGGSYDRALARVPLGTFTCVLLYADETGVAVPTEPHDQPVTAAVTPHGILRF, encoded by the coding sequence GTGCCGAGTCCGCAATCCCTTCCCGAACCGGTCGGTGACACCGGGGTCGCCAAGCTCGCGCTGCGCGACCAATTGCTGACCGCACGGAGGCGCCGGCCGCTGGCCGAGGTCGGCCAGGACGCCCGCGCGATCGCCGACCACCTGCTGGTTGCGCCGGAGGTACGCCGCGCCGCCACCGTCGCGTGCTACGTCTCGGTGGGCACCGAGCCGGGCACCACGGCGCTGCTCGACCGGCTCACGTCCGCGGGCAAGCGGGTGATCCTCCCGGTGCTGCTGCCCGGCAACGACCTGGACTGGGCGGTCTACCACGGCGAGACGTCGCTCGCCCCCGCCGGCCGCGGCCTGCTCGAGCCGATGAGCGCCCGGCTCGGCGCGGACGCCGTCGCCACCGCCGACGTCGTCCTGGTGCCCGGGCTGGCGGTCTCCCCCACCGGCCAGCGGCTCGGCCGCGGCGGCGGCTCCTACGACCGCGCCCTCGCCCGGGTCCCGCTCGGCACCTTCACCTGCGTCCTGCTCTACGCCGACGAGACCGGCGTCGCCGTACCCACCGAGCCGCACGACCAGCCGGTCACCGCCGCCGTCACCCCCCATGGCATCCTCCGCTTCTAG
- a CDS encoding UTP--glucose-1-phosphate uridylyltransferase produces the protein MGSAGLEIARAKMVDAGVDPVAIETFAHYYRLLEHGETGLIAESSIEPVDIERLADADVPADVAADALRQTAIIKLNGGLGTSMGMDRAKSLLCVRRGLSFLDIIARQVLHLREKYDAPLPLLFMNSFRTHEDTLEALARYENLAVDGLPLDFLQNKEPKLLAKGLIPASYPKDPDLEWCPPGHGDVYTALRGSGLLDRLIERGFRYVFISNSDNLGAVPAPEVAGWFAESGAPFAIEAVRRTPSDKKGGHFARRKADGRLVLRETAQTAKEDLAALADLERHRFTSTNNLWIDLRALRDTLDQRDGVLGLPLIKNTKSLDPGDPTTPEVIQIETAMGAAIEVFEGATLIEVGRDRFVPVKTTNDLLVLRSDVYTIGADFVLDLVAADVPYVDLDPAHYKLVGEFDKRFPEGAPSMAKASSLKIEGDWTFGHGVEIVGEVELDADTAQRVPAGEVITGTDG, from the coding sequence ATGGGTAGCGCCGGTTTGGAGATAGCACGGGCAAAGATGGTCGACGCGGGCGTCGATCCGGTGGCGATCGAGACGTTCGCGCACTACTACCGGCTGCTGGAGCACGGCGAGACCGGACTGATCGCGGAGTCGAGCATCGAGCCGGTCGACATCGAGCGGCTCGCGGACGCCGACGTGCCCGCCGACGTCGCGGCCGACGCCCTCCGGCAGACCGCGATCATCAAGCTCAACGGCGGTCTCGGCACCTCGATGGGCATGGACCGCGCGAAGTCGCTGCTCTGCGTGCGCCGCGGTCTGTCCTTCCTCGACATCATCGCCCGGCAGGTGCTGCACCTGCGCGAGAAGTACGACGCTCCGCTGCCCCTGCTCTTCATGAACAGCTTCCGGACCCACGAGGACACCCTCGAGGCGCTGGCGCGCTACGAGAACCTCGCGGTCGACGGGCTGCCGCTGGACTTCCTGCAGAACAAGGAACCGAAGCTCCTCGCCAAGGGCCTGATCCCGGCGAGCTACCCGAAGGACCCCGACCTCGAGTGGTGTCCGCCCGGTCACGGCGACGTCTACACCGCACTCCGCGGCAGTGGCCTGCTCGACCGGCTGATCGAGCGGGGCTTCCGCTACGTCTTCATCTCCAACTCCGACAACCTCGGTGCCGTGCCGGCCCCGGAGGTCGCGGGCTGGTTCGCCGAGAGCGGTGCGCCGTTCGCGATCGAGGCGGTCCGCCGTACTCCCTCGGACAAGAAGGGCGGCCACTTCGCCCGGCGCAAGGCCGACGGCCGGCTGGTCCTGCGTGAGACCGCGCAGACCGCGAAGGAGGACCTGGCGGCGCTCGCCGACCTCGAGCGGCACCGGTTCACCTCGACCAACAACCTGTGGATCGACCTCCGCGCGCTCCGCGACACCCTCGACCAGCGCGACGGCGTGCTCGGCCTGCCGCTGATCAAGAACACCAAGAGCCTCGACCCCGGCGATCCGACCACCCCCGAGGTGATCCAGATCGAGACCGCGATGGGCGCGGCGATCGAGGTCTTCGAGGGAGCGACGCTGATCGAGGTCGGGCGCGACCGGTTCGTGCCGGTCAAGACGACCAACGACCTCCTGGTGCTGCGCTCCGACGTCTACACGATCGGGGCGGACTTCGTGCTCGACCTGGTCGCCGCCGACGTGCCGTATGTGGACCTCGACCCCGCCCACTACAAGCTGGTCGGCGAGTTCGACAAGCGATTCCCCGAGGGCGCGCCGTCGATGGCCAAGGCGTCGTCGCTGAAGATCGAGGGCGACTGGACCTTCGGCCACGGCGTCGAGATCGTCGGGGAGGTCGAGCTCGACGCCGACACGGCCCAGCGGGTGCCCGCCGGGGAGGTCATCACCGGCACCGATGGCTGA
- a CDS encoding molybdopterin molybdotransferase MoeA: protein MADPGVSVERHLERVLGLVAPLAPVTVPIGDAGGLVCPADVPAPISLPRFDHAAMDGYAVRAADVADAAPATPVVLPVAGVVAAGDAAQPTLVPGTAWRIMTGAPVPEGADAVVPFEWTDRGRETVRIDAAVPAARHVRLAGEDVGEGRVAVAGGTKLAPRHLALLAAVGTATVAVHPPPRVAVVVTGQELAVPDAELADLPAHVPDSNSVALAAAARAAGARVVSFGPVPDDPQLLLDQLAEAAEVADLVVTTGGVSAGDHDVVKAALRDREGFWFGSVAVKPGRPQGAGAVTATGGRQVPVVSLPGTPVAAYSSFRLFAEPAIRALAGQSPRAVGRALLEAPVEVAADRTLVLPAAYVAPGRVAQLAGHVGHSQRLLAAADVLLVVPPGGAPLPAGAEVVILPL, encoded by the coding sequence ATGGCTGATCCCGGGGTCTCCGTCGAGAGGCACCTCGAACGGGTCCTCGGCCTGGTGGCGCCACTGGCTCCGGTGACGGTGCCGATCGGCGACGCCGGGGGTCTCGTCTGTCCAGCGGACGTCCCGGCCCCGATCAGCCTGCCGCGATTCGACCATGCCGCGATGGACGGGTACGCCGTCCGGGCCGCCGACGTCGCGGACGCCGCGCCCGCCACCCCCGTGGTGCTGCCGGTCGCCGGCGTGGTCGCCGCCGGCGACGCCGCGCAGCCGACCCTCGTGCCCGGCACCGCCTGGCGGATCATGACCGGCGCCCCGGTGCCGGAGGGCGCCGACGCCGTCGTGCCCTTCGAGTGGACCGACCGGGGCCGGGAGACCGTGCGGATCGACGCGGCCGTGCCGGCTGCCCGACACGTCCGGTTGGCCGGCGAGGACGTGGGCGAGGGGAGGGTCGCAGTTGCTGGCGGCACCAAGCTGGCGCCGCGACACCTCGCGCTGCTCGCCGCCGTCGGCACCGCGACGGTCGCGGTGCACCCGCCGCCGCGGGTCGCAGTGGTCGTGACCGGCCAGGAGCTCGCCGTGCCCGACGCGGAGCTGGCGGACCTGCCCGCCCATGTGCCCGACAGCAACAGCGTCGCGCTCGCCGCCGCCGCCCGCGCCGCCGGAGCGCGGGTCGTGTCGTTCGGGCCCGTCCCGGACGATCCACAGCTCCTCCTCGACCAGCTGGCGGAGGCGGCCGAGGTCGCCGACCTCGTCGTCACCACCGGAGGGGTCTCGGCCGGCGACCACGACGTGGTGAAGGCGGCACTGCGCGATCGGGAGGGCTTCTGGTTCGGCTCGGTCGCGGTGAAGCCTGGACGGCCGCAAGGCGCCGGTGCGGTCACCGCGACCGGAGGGCGCCAGGTGCCGGTCGTCTCGCTGCCGGGCACACCCGTGGCGGCGTACTCCTCGTTCCGGCTGTTCGCCGAGCCGGCGATCCGGGCCCTGGCCGGCCAGTCCCCGCGGGCGGTCGGGCGCGCGCTCCTGGAGGCTCCGGTCGAGGTCGCCGCCGACCGGACGCTGGTGCTGCCGGCGGCGTACGTCGCTCCCGGACGGGTCGCCCAGCTGGCCGGCCACGTCGGCCACTCCCAGCGGTTGCTGGCGGCCGCCGACGTGCTCCTCGTCGTGCCGCCGGGCGGAGCCCCGCTGCCCGCGGGCGCCGAGGTCGTGATCCTTCCCCTCTGA
- the moaC gene encoding cyclic pyranopterin monophosphate synthase MoaC — protein MSDPSRLTHVDETGAARMVDVSGKAVTVRTATASGRVLVAPEVVALLRGEGVPKGDALAVARVAGIMGAKRTPDLVPLCHPLAISGVTVDLTVADDAVEIVATVRTSDRTGVEMEALTAVSVAALTVVDMVKAVDKGAVISDVRVESKTGGKSGDWSR, from the coding sequence ATGAGTGACCCGTCCCGACTGACCCACGTCGACGAGACCGGCGCCGCCCGGATGGTCGACGTCTCGGGAAAGGCGGTGACCGTGCGGACCGCGACCGCGTCCGGCCGGGTGCTGGTGGCACCCGAGGTGGTCGCGCTGCTCCGCGGCGAGGGGGTGCCGAAGGGAGACGCGCTCGCGGTCGCCAGGGTGGCCGGGATCATGGGCGCCAAGCGCACGCCGGACCTGGTCCCGCTGTGTCACCCGCTTGCGATCTCCGGCGTCACCGTCGACCTCACCGTGGCTGACGACGCGGTGGAGATCGTCGCGACGGTGAGGACCAGTGACCGCACCGGTGTCGAGATGGAGGCGCTCACCGCGGTCTCGGTCGCGGCGCTGACCGTCGTGGACATGGTGAAGGCGGTCGACAAGGGCGCGGTGATCAGTGACGTCCGGGTCGAGTCAAAGACCGGTGGGAAGTCGGGGGACTGGTCGCGATGA
- a CDS encoding MogA/MoaB family molybdenum cofactor biosynthesis protein has product MITPKTTDAEGLPAVVVVASNRAAAGVYEDTTGPLIVDALRALGFAVDDPVVRPDGDPVGAAIELAVRGGARVVLTTGGTGLTPTDRTPDVTRPLLDREVPGLAEAIRVAGVAKGVPTAALSRGLAGVAGSCLVVNLPGSRGGVKDALEVLGPVLQHAVEQIVGSDH; this is encoded by the coding sequence ATGATCACCCCGAAGACGACCGATGCGGAGGGGCTCCCGGCGGTGGTGGTCGTCGCGTCCAACCGCGCCGCGGCCGGTGTCTACGAGGACACGACCGGGCCGCTGATCGTCGACGCCCTCCGTGCGCTCGGCTTCGCCGTCGACGACCCGGTGGTCCGTCCCGACGGCGACCCGGTCGGGGCGGCGATCGAGCTCGCCGTGCGTGGCGGTGCGCGGGTCGTGCTCACCACCGGCGGCACCGGGCTCACGCCGACCGACCGGACCCCCGACGTCACCCGACCGTTGCTCGACCGCGAGGTGCCCGGTCTCGCGGAGGCGATCCGCGTCGCCGGCGTGGCGAAGGGCGTACCGACGGCTGCTCTCTCGCGCGGCCTGGCCGGCGTGGCGGGGAGCTGCCTGGTGGTCAACCTGCCGGGCTCGCGCGGCGGGGTGAAGGACGCGCTCGAGGTGCTCGGACCGGTGCTCCAGCACGCCGTCGAGCAGATCGTGGGGAGCGATCATTGA
- a CDS encoding GNAT family N-acetyltransferase has product MSRDERIRRLGRERMITSVPGRAWPNQLMSGTDPVVTLRPVRRSDAGAWRAARRRNATWLSPWDATVPPGGDARPTTFSALVRRLTKAARRGTTYPFVIEVDGRFAGQVSINNIVRGSAQFGSVGYWIDHEFAGRGVTPRAVAMAIDHCFFTAKLHRLEICIRPENTNSLRVVEKLGIREIGYAPRFLHIDGAWRDHRIFAITKEEVPRGLLARLDESGGDASASG; this is encoded by the coding sequence TTGAGTCGAGACGAGCGGATCCGCCGGTTGGGGCGGGAGCGGATGATCACCTCGGTCCCGGGCCGCGCCTGGCCCAACCAGCTGATGTCCGGCACCGACCCGGTCGTCACGCTGCGGCCGGTCCGGCGCTCGGACGCGGGCGCCTGGCGCGCTGCCCGCCGCCGCAACGCGACCTGGCTGTCCCCGTGGGACGCCACCGTCCCGCCGGGCGGTGACGCCCGGCCGACCACCTTCTCCGCCCTCGTCCGCCGGCTCACCAAGGCCGCGCGACGCGGGACGACGTACCCCTTCGTCATCGAGGTCGACGGCAGGTTCGCCGGCCAGGTCAGCATCAACAACATCGTGCGGGGGTCGGCGCAGTTCGGCTCGGTGGGCTACTGGATCGACCACGAGTTCGCCGGTCGGGGCGTGACACCGCGGGCCGTCGCGATGGCGATCGACCACTGCTTCTTCACCGCGAAGCTGCACCGGCTCGAGATCTGCATCCGGCCCGAGAACACGAACTCGCTCCGCGTGGTCGAGAAGCTCGGCATCCGCGAGATCGGCTATGCCCCGCGCTTCCTGCACATCGACGGGGCCTGGCGCGACCACCGGATCTTCGCGATCACCAAGGAGGAGGTCCCGCGCGGCCTCCTCGCCCGGCTCGACGAGTCGGGTGGAGACGCGTCGGCCAGCGGGTGA
- the sepX gene encoding divisome protein SepX/GlpR, producing the protein MDLSALIFVALAVAWAVYLIPKALKHHEIDRVSRSVESFSDRVRVLARREPVSAGQAALVVSSSGTTVAVAVDPVAEPSVGERDEIAAPAPTTAPQVRAHKAAAARAAQRRRRVLGTTLLANLGVVGLAAAGVIGWAWEAIPATLLVAWLVACRLMVRKERAVRVAGTTPVRKRRTTLADQVIADEDASDDTGEIAVVADAPAVPGGWDPVPVTLPTYVDKATAGRTVRTIDLDSTGVWSSGRNAVDSALAREADQQKAEQAEQSGPEERRVSGA; encoded by the coding sequence GTGGACCTGAGCGCGTTGATCTTCGTCGCCCTGGCGGTTGCCTGGGCCGTCTACCTCATCCCCAAGGCGCTCAAGCACCACGAGATCGACCGCGTCAGCCGGTCTGTCGAGAGCTTCTCCGACCGGGTGCGGGTGCTCGCGCGACGCGAACCGGTCTCGGCCGGGCAGGCGGCGCTCGTGGTCAGCTCCTCCGGTACGACGGTGGCCGTTGCTGTCGATCCCGTCGCCGAGCCGTCGGTCGGCGAGAGGGACGAGATCGCAGCACCTGCTCCGACGACAGCGCCGCAGGTCCGCGCGCACAAGGCGGCTGCAGCCCGCGCCGCCCAGCGCCGGCGGCGGGTGCTCGGCACCACCCTGCTCGCCAACCTGGGCGTCGTCGGGCTGGCAGCAGCCGGCGTGATCGGTTGGGCCTGGGAGGCGATCCCGGCGACGCTCCTCGTCGCCTGGCTCGTCGCCTGCCGGCTGATGGTCCGCAAGGAACGGGCCGTCCGGGTCGCCGGCACGACACCGGTCCGCAAGCGCCGTACCACGCTTGCGGACCAGGTGATCGCCGACGAGGACGCGTCCGACGACACCGGCGAGATCGCCGTGGTCGCGGACGCGCCTGCCGTTCCCGGCGGCTGGGACCCGGTGCCCGTCACGCTGCCGACGTACGTCGACAAGGCCACTGCCGGCCGCACCGTCCGCACCATCGATCTCGACTCGACCGGGGTGTGGAGCTCGGGCCGCAACGCCGTCGACTCCGCTCTCGCTCGCGAGGCGGACCAGCAGAAGGCAGAGCAGGCAGAGCAGTCAGGGCCGGAGGAGCGCCGCGTCTCCGGCGCCTGA
- a CDS encoding NAD-dependent succinate-semialdehyde dehydrogenase produces the protein MTAFTEPAVAGGPLDDASTFEVRDPATTQVIAVVPDGTAADATAAVDAAAAAFPSWAATAPRVRAEILRRAYELIVDDSDRLTALITAENGKVEADARAEVAYAAEFFRWFSEEAVRTEGAYGVSPAGGTRTIVTHRPVGVAALITPWNFPAAMATRKIAPALAAGCTVVLKPAAETPLTALAIAELLVEAGVPEGVVNVVSTTAPAEVVTTWLEDPRVRKVSFTGSTGVGRTLLKQAAERVLNSSMELGGNAPFVVTADADIEAAVAGAMIAKFRNGGQACTAANRFFVHADCLDEFVAALGDEVEALEVAPLISAEAVAGVTALVDEAVSAGAVVRHRGRTSETGWRYPATLLTDVQPGMRIAREEIFGPVVTVIEWTDESEMVARANDSEFGLAAYVYAGRLQDALRIAESLEAGMVGVNRGVVSDPAAPFGGFKQSGIGREGARDGIREYQETQYFSVDWP, from the coding sequence ATGACTGCCTTCACCGAGCCCGCTGTCGCCGGCGGGCCGCTCGACGACGCCAGCACGTTCGAGGTGCGCGATCCGGCCACGACGCAGGTCATCGCCGTCGTCCCCGACGGCACCGCGGCCGACGCCACCGCTGCGGTCGACGCCGCGGCTGCCGCCTTCCCGTCGTGGGCTGCGACGGCGCCGCGCGTGCGGGCCGAGATCCTCCGCCGCGCGTACGAGCTGATCGTCGACGACAGCGACCGGCTGACAGCGCTGATCACGGCCGAGAACGGCAAGGTCGAGGCGGACGCTCGCGCCGAAGTCGCGTACGCCGCGGAGTTCTTCCGTTGGTTCTCCGAGGAAGCGGTGCGCACCGAGGGTGCGTACGGCGTCTCCCCGGCGGGTGGCACCCGCACGATCGTGACCCACCGGCCGGTCGGCGTGGCCGCACTGATCACGCCGTGGAACTTCCCGGCCGCCATGGCGACGCGAAAGATCGCCCCGGCTCTCGCCGCCGGGTGCACCGTGGTCCTCAAGCCCGCGGCCGAGACGCCGCTGACCGCGCTTGCCATCGCGGAGCTCCTGGTCGAGGCCGGCGTGCCCGAGGGTGTGGTCAATGTCGTGTCGACGACGGCTCCGGCTGAAGTCGTCACCACCTGGCTCGAGGACCCGCGGGTGCGCAAGGTCTCCTTCACCGGTTCCACCGGCGTCGGCCGCACCCTGCTCAAGCAGGCTGCCGAGCGGGTGCTCAACAGCAGCATGGAGCTCGGTGGGAACGCGCCGTTCGTGGTCACGGCCGACGCCGACATCGAGGCTGCCGTCGCCGGCGCGATGATCGCCAAGTTCCGTAACGGCGGGCAGGCCTGCACTGCCGCCAACCGGTTCTTCGTGCATGCCGACTGTCTCGACGAGTTCGTCGCCGCCCTCGGCGACGAGGTCGAAGCTCTGGAGGTCGCACCGCTGATCAGCGCCGAGGCGGTCGCCGGTGTCACGGCACTGGTCGACGAGGCGGTGTCGGCCGGGGCTGTGGTGCGGCACCGCGGGCGGACCTCCGAGACCGGCTGGCGCTACCCGGCGACGCTGCTCACCGACGTCCAGCCGGGCATGCGGATCGCTCGCGAGGAGATCTTCGGCCCGGTCGTCACCGTCATCGAATGGACCGATGAGTCGGAGATGGTCGCCCGGGCCAACGACAGCGAGTTCGGCCTGGCGGCGTACGTCTACGCCGGCCGGCTCCAGGACGCGCTGCGCATCGCCGAGTCGCTGGAGGCCGGCATGGTCGGCGTCAACCGGGGTGTCGTCTCCGACCCCGCCGCACCGTTCGGAGGCTTCAAGCAAAGCGGAATCGGACGCGAAGGCGCGCGCGACGGTATTCGCGAGTACCAGGAGACGCAGTACTTCAGCGTGGACTGGCCGTGA